The genomic window ACCGCCCGTAAAATGATCAGAAAACTTCTTCTCTCACAGGGTATATTCTACCTGCTCACAGGAATCTGGCCTGTAATTCATATAGATAGCTTCATGTGGGTTACCGGCCCCAAGACAGATATCTGGCTGGTAAAAATGGTCGGCCTACTGAGCACTGCCATTTCTTTGTCGATACTCTGGCAGTTAACACAGAAGCACCGATCAATTTTGCTCAGTGTTGGTACCGCCATTAGCTTCTTTGTCGTTGACGTTTATTACGTCCAGGCTGGCACAATCTCAAATATTTACCTGGCTGATGCGGTGATTCAGCTAATTTTCATAAGTGTGGCTCTTTTTGCTTCAAGCCGGGAATCTTAAACCATCACATATGAGCATCTCAATATATGCAGCTTGCCCCAGATACACTGCAAAAGAAAAACAGGTATATTTCAAGAATTCGCAGCTATTCTCATAACATCTCAATTGGAATAAATGTAATACCACCATTAACCGCTATCCATCCATAGCTTAAGCTCCAGACAATCCCGGTTATTACTGTAATCCCGCTGGCATAGGTACCTGCATGTTTGAACACAACCAGTTGGCCACCCCAAGCGAACAGCATGTCTAATCAATACTACTGTAATTTGTTCCGCCCTCATATGATAAAACCAGTTATTCTTTAAGCCAAAGCCGTCCATAGGGTTCCATTTTCATACTCCCGTTCGCGCCTGTATGCCACCTACCAAAAAGCACCTTTTGTTTTCCCGTAAGTGGTAGGGCTATTTCGACGGCTTTATCACTAAAATTATGGACGATGATAATTTTTCCAGAGGGTGTATTATATGCTATAGCCAGCACCGCATCGTCTCTTAAATCCAACACCTGCCAATCCGAAATACCCAGTTCTGGAAGGGATTTTCGTACCGATATCAAAGATTTTATAAAATTCAGTAAAGACTGTTTATCTGATAATTGCGAGGCAACGTTAATTTTCTGATAAGCGTATTCGCCCATGGAAATGACTGGTCTAAAGGTTTTCTTTGCGGCGCTAAACCCGGCATTTTTGGTATTATTCCATTGCATCGGGGTACGTACAGACAGTCTTTCCGCCAAAGTCAGATCATCACCCATCCCAATCTCCTCTCCCGAGCGGATTACAGGCGTTCCCGGCAATGAATACAATATGCTATAAGCCATTTTGATCTGTTCCGGATGATGCAGCATTGGCGCCAGACGACGCCTGATGCCCCGGTTATAAAGTTGCATATTAGCTTCCGGTCCAAACTTTTCGTAAACTTTGTTGCGTTGAGCTTTATTCAGTCGGCCAAGGTCAACCTCGTCATGGTTCCGCAAAAAATAGGCCCATTGCGCGCTTGGGGGCTTTTGCCTGGTTTCATTCAATGCCTTGATCAGCGTACCGG from Flavobacterium sp. W4I14 includes these protein-coding regions:
- a CDS encoding hypothetical protein (product_source=Hypo-rule applied; cath_funfam=2.30.42.10; transmembrane_helix_parts=Outside_1_14,TMhelix_15_37,Inside_38_51); the encoded protein is MLFAWGGQLVVFKHAGTYASGITVITGIVWSLSYGWIAVNGGITFIPIEML
- a CDS encoding hypothetical protein (product_source=Hypo-rule applied; superfamily=81321; transmembrane_helix_parts=Inside_1_4,TMhelix_5_22,Outside_23_36,TMhelix_37_59,Inside_60_63,TMhelix_64_83,Outside_84_87,TMhelix_88_110,Inside_111_114) — translated: MIRKLLLSQGIFYLLTGIWPVIHIDSFMWVTGPKTDIWLVKMVGLLSTAISLSILWQLTQKHRSILLSVGTAISFFVVDVYYVQAGTISNIYLADAVIQLIFISVALFASSRES